In a genomic window of Coprococcus eutactus:
- a CDS encoding protein translocase subunit SecDF — translation MKKTKRNAVLVIIAFLLVLGVAIYTAIFGVADRGKVEYIKLGLDLKGGLSVTYEIQEDDYSDKDLEDTKYKIEKRVEAYTNEYSVYEDGDKKITAEIPGVTNADEILEALNIEGKLEFLDPDNYTKWSQGQEYEAALTGDDIKNATAGIDSDNGNDNVVQLAFTDEGAQKFADVTAANVGKVVYIIYDNKVVSAPTVQSAITGGSAEINKIGSYEEAEQLATTIRIGALPLTLKQVRSNIVGATLGSDAISTSLKAGAIGIALVFLIMIIVFRIPGLVASFALAFYTILDLLVINLFNVTLTLPGIAGVILSVGMAVDANVIIFTRIKEELADGKSVKQAVKGGFHNALSAIIDGNVTTLIAALVLGIFGTGTIKGFAITLAIGVVLSVFTALAVSQSLLTALVNLGVADAKYFGVAREPKKTNFVKAGKFCMLGSLIVIIACFCMMPVNNKSKGSPLNFSVEFAGGTSLTVGFDKEYSLSEAESDIVPVIAEAAGIGEAGISVQTVSGTNEIVFKMPELSDDGTDDSQMSKVRAALTDKLGADVKEANVISGSVSSEMSKNAIFSVILAAILMLIYIAIRFHDVKFGASAVIALLHDVAMVFCLYIILRLTVGNTCIACLLTIVGYSINATIIIFDRIRENIDIMRPKKATYKDIVNLSINQTFSRTIYTSLTTFVTIFVLYIMGVASIKEFALTLMAGIIIGAYSSVCITGPLWYTMKTKLGKARKDGLE, via the coding sequence ATGAAGAAAACAAAGAGAAATGCTGTGCTCGTCATCATAGCCTTTCTGCTTGTACTGGGTGTTGCTATATATACAGCGATATTCGGTGTTGCAGATAGAGGTAAAGTTGAGTACATCAAGCTTGGACTTGACCTTAAAGGCGGTCTGAGTGTAACTTACGAGATTCAGGAAGACGATTACAGTGACAAAGATCTCGAGGATACCAAGTATAAGATTGAGAAACGAGTTGAGGCATATACCAACGAGTACTCAGTATACGAGGATGGAGATAAGAAGATCACAGCAGAGATACCTGGAGTTACCAATGCGGATGAGATACTTGAGGCTTTGAATATTGAGGGAAAGCTTGAGTTCCTTGATCCTGACAACTACACAAAGTGGTCACAGGGACAGGAGTATGAGGCTGCTCTTACAGGAGATGACATCAAGAATGCCACAGCCGGAATTGACTCAGATAACGGCAATGACAATGTGGTACAGCTTGCATTCACCGATGAGGGAGCTCAGAAGTTCGCTGATGTTACCGCGGCAAATGTTGGAAAAGTAGTATACATTATATATGACAACAAGGTCGTAAGTGCACCAACAGTACAGTCAGCCATAACAGGCGGAAGCGCAGAAATCAACAAGATCGGAAGCTACGAGGAGGCCGAGCAGCTTGCTACTACTATCCGTATCGGTGCACTTCCTCTTACACTTAAGCAGGTTCGTTCCAATATAGTAGGTGCTACACTTGGATCAGATGCCATCAGCACAAGCCTTAAGGCAGGTGCGATCGGTATTGCACTTGTATTTCTTATCATGATCATAGTATTCAGGATTCCGGGCCTTGTGGCTTCATTTGCCCTGGCATTCTACACAATACTTGATCTGCTGGTTATCAACCTGTTCAACGTAACACTGACACTTCCTGGTATAGCCGGTGTTATCCTGTCAGTAGGTATGGCGGTTGATGCCAATGTAATCATATTCACACGTATCAAAGAGGAGCTGGCGGATGGCAAGTCCGTAAAACAGGCGGTAAAGGGTGGTTTCCACAATGCCCTGTCAGCCATCATAGATGGTAACGTTACAACGCTTATCGCAGCTCTTGTACTTGGAATATTCGGAACAGGTACTATCAAGGGATTTGCGATCACACTGGCTATCGGTGTTGTTCTCTCAGTATTTACAGCTCTGGCAGTCAGCCAGTCACTGCTCACAGCGCTTGTGAATCTCGGTGTTGCAGATGCCAAGTATTTCGGTGTTGCAAGAGAGCCAAAGAAGACAAACTTCGTGAAAGCAGGCAAGTTCTGTATGCTCGGATCACTCATCGTGATAATCGCATGCTTCTGTATGATGCCTGTTAACAATAAGTCAAAGGGTTCACCACTTAACTTCAGTGTTGAGTTTGCAGGCGGTACAAGCCTTACAGTAGGTTTTGACAAAGAGTACTCACTTAGCGAGGCTGAGTCAGATATAGTTCCGGTTATTGCAGAGGCGGCAGGTATCGGCGAAGCAGGTATCTCAGTTCAGACTGTTTCAGGAACAAACGAGATCGTGTTCAAGATGCCTGAGCTTTCTGATGATGGTACAGATGATTCACAGATGTCAAAGGTAAGAGCTGCATTGACAGACAAGCTTGGAGCTGATGTCAAGGAGGCAAATGTAATAAGTGGATCAGTCAGCAGCGAGATGTCCAAGAATGCTATATTCTCAGTCATCCTTGCAGCAATCCTCATGCTTATATATATAGCTATCAGATTCCATGATGTGAAGTTTGGTGCAAGTGCAGTTATCGCACTTCTCCACGATGTTGCGATGGTATTCTGTCTGTATATTATACTGAGACTTACAGTTGGTAACACATGTATCGCGTGTCTGCTCACCATAGTTGGTTACTCGATCAATGCGACTATCATCATATTCGACCGTATAAGAGAGAATATAGATATAATGAGACCTAAGAAGGCAACATATAAAGATATAGTCAATCTGAGTATCAACCAGACATTCAGCAGAACTATTTATACATCACTCACAACATTTGTTACAATATTCGTTCTGTATATCATGGGAGTGGCATCCATCAAGGAGTTCGCTCTTACACTTATGGCTGGTATAATCATCGGTGCTTACTCTTCAGTATGTATCACAGGTCCACTCTGGTACACTATGAAGACAAAGCTTGGCAAAGCCAGAAAAGACGGATTAGAATAA